One window of the Zea mays cultivar B73 chromosome 3, Zm-B73-REFERENCE-NAM-5.0, whole genome shotgun sequence genome contains the following:
- the LOC103649816 gene encoding putrescine hydroxycinnamoyltransferase 1 isoform X2, producing MDSEVVHVVESSFVVPSEPTPSEGLSLSPLDLVLPSRGHTPTVYLYSPSDVAAADGFFDVARLKEAMAKTLVAFYPLAGRLGVNNDGRVEITCTGEGALFVVAHADLSVGDIEDDFRPSPELRRLFVPCVEPASIILAIQVTFLKFGGVVLGTALHHTASDASSAFHFFQTWSALCKYGDRATVELPCHDRTLLRARSPPTVHPDALSRFYPKLTFSDDPLGSGPLAIEVFAISKDQVASLKRLCGGTSTFCAIGALVWQCALVVRRLPPDAEARLTFPANVRRRVRPPLPSHYFGNALVRLGATGAVRDVASEALASVAGRIKDAVDRVDDELVRSAVDYYEMTEMDSRPVKGTLPETDLQIISWLGMPMYDVDFGWGKPAVMSRADSVRGGLVYLTSDGPTGGGGVRVLMCMEAANMKELERLLYAKL from the exons ATGGATTCTGAGGTAGTGCATGTGGTAGAGTCGTCGTTTGTAGTGCCGAGCGAGCCGACACCGTCGGAGGGGCTCTCGCTCTCTCCGCTGGACCTCGTTCTGCCCAGCAGAGGCCACACCCCAACAGTCTACCTGTACAGCCCCAGCGATGTTGCCGCCGCCGATGGTTTCTTCGACGTGGCCAGGCTCAAGGAGGCTATGGCCAAGACCTTGGTGGCCTTCTACCCCCTCGCTGGCCGCCTCGGCGTCAACAACGATGGCAGGGTAGAGATCACCTGCACCGGCGAGGGCGCACTCTTTGTGGTCGCTCATGCTGACCTCAGTGTTGGTGacatcgaggacgacttcaggcCGTCGCCGGAGCTGAGGAGGCTGTTTGTTCCATGCGTTGAGCCAGCATCCATCATATTGGCCATACAG GTGACTTTCCTCAAGTTCGGAGGTGTGGTGCTAGGGACGGCTCTCCACCACACCGCCAGCGATGCCTCAAGCGCGTTCCACTTCTTCCAGACGTGGTCAGCCTTGTGCAAGTATGGTGACCGCGCAACCGTGGAGCTCCCGTGCCACGACCGCACACTCCTCCGTGCACGGTCCCCGCCTACCGTCCACCCGGACGCCCTCTCGAGGTTCTACCCAAAGCTCACCTTCTCCGACGACCCGTTAGGATCAGGACCCCTTGCCATTGAAGTCTTTGCCATTTCCAAGGACCAGGTCGCCTCCTTAAAGCGCCTCTGTGGCGGCACAAGCACCTTCTGCGCCATCGGCGCCCTCGTGTGGCAGTGCGCGCTCGTTGTGCGCCGGCTTCCGCCCGACGCCGAAGCACGCCTCACCTTCCCAGCCAACGTCCGGCGCAGGGTGAGGCCACCTCTCCCGAGCCACTACTTCGGCAACGCGTTGGTCAGGCTGGGCGCCACTGGCGCAGTTCGGGATGTTGCTTCGGAGGCTCTGGCGTCCGTGGCCGGCCGCATCAAAGACGCTGTCGATCGGGTGGACGACGAGCTCGTGCGGTCTGCGGTCGACTACTATGAGATGACCGAGATGGACAGCCGGCCTGTGAAGGGCACCTTGCCAGAGACGGACCTACAGATTATTAGCTGGCTGGGCATGCCAATGTACGACGTGGATTTCGGATGGGGGAAGCCAGCGGTGATGTCGCGGGCGGACTCCGTCCGTGGAGGCTTAGTGTACCTAACGAGCGACGGGCCAacaggcggcggcggcgtccgCGTTCTCATGTGCATGGAAGCTGCAAATATGAAGGAGCTGGAGCGGCTGCTTTACGCAAAACTCTAG
- the LOC103649816 gene encoding putrescine hydroxycinnamoyltransferase 1 isoform X1, whose product MFGCDKSSLNSLSLAGAVSTSSNIMDSEVVHVVESSFVVPSEPTPSEGLSLSPLDLVLPSRGHTPTVYLYSPSDVAAADGFFDVARLKEAMAKTLVAFYPLAGRLGVNNDGRVEITCTGEGALFVVAHADLSVGDIEDDFRPSPELRRLFVPCVEPASIILAIQVTFLKFGGVVLGTALHHTASDASSAFHFFQTWSALCKYGDRATVELPCHDRTLLRARSPPTVHPDALSRFYPKLTFSDDPLGSGPLAIEVFAISKDQVASLKRLCGGTSTFCAIGALVWQCALVVRRLPPDAEARLTFPANVRRRVRPPLPSHYFGNALVRLGATGAVRDVASEALASVAGRIKDAVDRVDDELVRSAVDYYEMTEMDSRPVKGTLPETDLQIISWLGMPMYDVDFGWGKPAVMSRADSVRGGLVYLTSDGPTGGGGVRVLMCMEAANMKELERLLYAKL is encoded by the exons ATGTTTGGGTGTGATAAATCGAGTCTAAACTCTTTGTCCCTTGCAGGTGCAGTTTCTACTAGCAGCAATATCATGGATTCTGAGGTAGTGCATGTGGTAGAGTCGTCGTTTGTAGTGCCGAGCGAGCCGACACCGTCGGAGGGGCTCTCGCTCTCTCCGCTGGACCTCGTTCTGCCCAGCAGAGGCCACACCCCAACAGTCTACCTGTACAGCCCCAGCGATGTTGCCGCCGCCGATGGTTTCTTCGACGTGGCCAGGCTCAAGGAGGCTATGGCCAAGACCTTGGTGGCCTTCTACCCCCTCGCTGGCCGCCTCGGCGTCAACAACGATGGCAGGGTAGAGATCACCTGCACCGGCGAGGGCGCACTCTTTGTGGTCGCTCATGCTGACCTCAGTGTTGGTGacatcgaggacgacttcaggcCGTCGCCGGAGCTGAGGAGGCTGTTTGTTCCATGCGTTGAGCCAGCATCCATCATATTGGCCATACAG GTGACTTTCCTCAAGTTCGGAGGTGTGGTGCTAGGGACGGCTCTCCACCACACCGCCAGCGATGCCTCAAGCGCGTTCCACTTCTTCCAGACGTGGTCAGCCTTGTGCAAGTATGGTGACCGCGCAACCGTGGAGCTCCCGTGCCACGACCGCACACTCCTCCGTGCACGGTCCCCGCCTACCGTCCACCCGGACGCCCTCTCGAGGTTCTACCCAAAGCTCACCTTCTCCGACGACCCGTTAGGATCAGGACCCCTTGCCATTGAAGTCTTTGCCATTTCCAAGGACCAGGTCGCCTCCTTAAAGCGCCTCTGTGGCGGCACAAGCACCTTCTGCGCCATCGGCGCCCTCGTGTGGCAGTGCGCGCTCGTTGTGCGCCGGCTTCCGCCCGACGCCGAAGCACGCCTCACCTTCCCAGCCAACGTCCGGCGCAGGGTGAGGCCACCTCTCCCGAGCCACTACTTCGGCAACGCGTTGGTCAGGCTGGGCGCCACTGGCGCAGTTCGGGATGTTGCTTCGGAGGCTCTGGCGTCCGTGGCCGGCCGCATCAAAGACGCTGTCGATCGGGTGGACGACGAGCTCGTGCGGTCTGCGGTCGACTACTATGAGATGACCGAGATGGACAGCCGGCCTGTGAAGGGCACCTTGCCAGAGACGGACCTACAGATTATTAGCTGGCTGGGCATGCCAATGTACGACGTGGATTTCGGATGGGGGAAGCCAGCGGTGATGTCGCGGGCGGACTCCGTCCGTGGAGGCTTAGTGTACCTAACGAGCGACGGGCCAacaggcggcggcggcgtccgCGTTCTCATGTGCATGGAAGCTGCAAATATGAAGGAGCTGGAGCGGCTGCTTTACGCAAAACTCTAG